Proteins found in one Pseudomonas marvdashtae genomic segment:
- the dxs gene encoding 1-deoxy-D-xylulose-5-phosphate synthase, with protein MPTTFQEIPRTRPSTPLLDRANTPDGLRRLGEAELETLADELRLELLYTVGQTGGHFGAGLGVIELTIALHYVFDTPDDRLVWDVGHQAYPHKILTGRRDRMGTLRQKDGIAAFPRRSESEYDTFGVGHSSTSISAALGMAIAARLQDSERKAIAVIGDGALTAGMAFEALNHAPEVNANMLVILNDNDMSISRNVGGLSNYLAKILSSRTYASMREGSKKVLSRLPGAWEIARRTEEYAKGMLVPGTLFEELGWNYIGPIDGHDLPTLIATLRNMRDLKGPQFLHVVTKKGKGFAPAEVDPIGYHAITKLEPLDAPAAAPKKAGGPKYSGVFGQWLCDMAAADPRLVGITPAMKEGSDLVAFSERYPQRYFDVAIAEQHAVTFAAGMACEGAKPVVAIYSTFLQRAYDQLVHDVAVQNLDVLFAIDRAGLVGEDGPTHAGSFDLSYLRCVPGMLVMTPSDENELRKMLTTGHLFNGPAAVRYPRGNGPNATIETDLEPIEIGKGVIRRQGKQTALLVFGVQLAEALKVAEKLDATVVDMRFVKPLDEALVREMAGSHDLLVTIEENAIMGGAGSAVSEYLARDNILKPVLHLGLPDTYVEHAKPAQMLAECGLDEVGLEASVRLRLQLLGL; from the coding sequence ATGCCGACGACGTTCCAAGAGATCCCCCGCACACGCCCGAGCACGCCACTGCTGGACCGCGCCAACACGCCGGACGGCCTGCGTCGCCTGGGTGAAGCCGAGCTGGAAACCCTGGCCGATGAGTTGCGCCTGGAACTGCTCTACACGGTCGGCCAGACCGGTGGGCACTTCGGCGCGGGCCTGGGCGTCATCGAGCTGACCATCGCGCTGCATTACGTCTTCGACACCCCGGATGACCGGCTGGTGTGGGACGTCGGGCATCAGGCCTATCCGCACAAAATCCTTACTGGCCGCCGCGACCGCATGGGCACGCTGCGCCAGAAAGACGGGATCGCGGCCTTCCCGCGCCGTTCCGAGAGCGAATACGACACCTTTGGCGTCGGCCATTCCAGCACCTCCATCAGCGCCGCCCTGGGCATGGCGATTGCCGCCCGCCTGCAGGACAGCGAGCGCAAGGCGATTGCCGTGATCGGCGACGGGGCACTGACCGCGGGCATGGCGTTCGAGGCGCTTAACCACGCTCCCGAAGTCAACGCCAACATGCTGGTGATCCTCAACGACAACGACATGTCGATCTCGCGCAACGTCGGCGGGCTGTCCAACTACTTGGCGAAGATCCTTTCCAGCCGCACCTACGCGAGCATGCGCGAGGGCAGCAAGAAGGTGTTGTCGCGCCTGCCCGGCGCCTGGGAAATCGCCCGGCGCACCGAAGAATATGCCAAGGGCATGCTGGTCCCCGGCACGCTGTTCGAAGAGCTGGGCTGGAACTACATCGGCCCCATCGACGGCCATGACCTGCCCACGCTGATCGCCACCCTGCGCAACATGCGTGACCTCAAGGGCCCGCAGTTCCTGCACGTAGTGACCAAGAAGGGCAAGGGTTTCGCCCCGGCGGAAGTCGACCCGATCGGCTACCACGCCATCACCAAGCTCGAACCGCTCGATGCCCCGGCCGCCGCGCCGAAAAAGGCCGGCGGACCGAAGTATTCCGGCGTGTTTGGCCAGTGGCTGTGCGACATGGCCGCCGCCGACCCGCGCCTGGTGGGCATCACCCCGGCGATGAAGGAAGGCTCGGACCTGGTGGCCTTCAGCGAACGCTACCCGCAACGTTATTTCGACGTGGCGATTGCCGAGCAGCACGCCGTGACCTTCGCTGCCGGCATGGCCTGCGAAGGCGCGAAACCGGTGGTGGCGATTTATTCGACCTTCCTGCAACGGGCTTACGACCAGCTGGTGCATGACGTGGCCGTGCAGAACCTCGATGTGTTGTTCGCCATCGACCGCGCGGGCCTGGTCGGCGAAGACGGTCCGACCCACGCCGGCAGTTTCGACTTGTCTTACCTGCGCTGCGTCCCCGGCATGTTGGTAATGACGCCGAGCGATGAAAACGAATTGCGCAAAATGCTCACCACCGGCCACCTGTTCAATGGTCCGGCGGCGGTGCGCTACCCTCGCGGCAACGGCCCGAACGCGACGATCGAAACTGACCTGGAACCGATCGAGATCGGCAAGGGCGTGATCCGTCGCCAAGGCAAGCAAACTGCCCTGCTAGTGTTCGGCGTGCAATTGGCCGAGGCGCTTAAAGTCGCGGAAAAACTCGATGCGACCGTAGTGGACATGCGCTTCGTCAAACCCCTGGACGAAGCCCTGGTACGCGAAATGGCCGGCAGCCATGACTTGCTGGTGACCATCGAGGAGAACGCCATCATGGGCGGCGCCGGCTCGGCGGTCAGCGAATACCTGGCCAGGGACAACATCCTCAAGCCCGTACTGCACCTGGGCCTGCCGGACACCTATGTCGAGCACGCAAAGCCTGCACAGATGCTGGCCGAATGTGGGCTGGACGAGGTTGGGCTCGAAGCGTCGGTGCGTCTGCGGTTGCAGTTGCTGGGTCTGTAA